A window from Thalassophryne amazonica chromosome 15, fThaAma1.1, whole genome shotgun sequence encodes these proteins:
- the LOC117526438 gene encoding LOW QUALITY PROTEIN: integrator complex subunit 12-like (The sequence of the model RefSeq protein was modified relative to this genomic sequence to represent the inferred CDS: inserted 2 bases in 2 codons; deleted 2 bases in 2 codons; substituted 1 base at 1 genomic stop codon) — protein sequence MAGPVSLELDPIFXKGLSYLHSKSKDSAEKLKALLDESLARGSDSSYRISQKDLDLSKGSVSKLSLSKQDSKSSSGSSSSSSSSGIAKSHSTEKSKKDGEKRPSDKVXLDLSDVDPPKKPRWEKQENRSSPITVQTSKDLPNIHDYDETSADDFAMEMAWPVVVCSIQMTVMMGNQLVECQECHNLYHQDCHXPQVTDKEVNDPRLVCYCARCTRQMKRMAQKPPQKPSPASVSAAPVVKDTLVKKAELKAKSDAASTFQAFKRTEVKASTTSANHCSSSSSSSSGSGLTGWAAFTAKTSSSLPSTSKLGSSSQSGSSKTLTIPSVQKPVGLSGLAGAKSGLASTKLSRSGNGNGTSQVTLKPPPPLTLGKQSLNRSSSGETQGKVSISGSSGAGSPSGSQANAGGNGSNGGGNGNNGNGSKVAPGDKAPTTQESQFNAMKRLQQVKKKAAQKKLKK from the exons ATGGCAGGTCCTGTCAGTTTGGAATTGGATCCCATAT TTAAAGGGTTGAGTTACCTGCACTCCAAAAGTAAGGACTCCGCTGAGAAACTCAAAGCTCTGCTAGATGAGTCTCTTGCAAGAGGAAGTGATTCATCTTACCGCATATCACAAAAG GATTTAGATTTGTCCAAGGGATCAGTGTCCAAGCTGAGCCTCAGTAAGCAAGACTCAAAGTCCTCCTCTGGGTCCTCGTCCTCCAGCAGTAGCAGTGGCATTGCTAAGTCCCATAGCACAGAGAAGAGCAAGAAGGATGGCGAGAAGAGACCTTCCGACAAGGTATAGTTGGA cttgtctgac GTGGACCCTCCGAAAAAG CCTCGTTGGGAGAAGCAGGAGAATCGTTCTTCTCCGATTACCGTTCAG ACGAGCAAAGACCTGCCAAACATACATGACTACGATGAGACCAGCGCTGACGACTTTGCTATGGAAATGGCCTGGCCTGTTGTGGTTTGCAGTAT ACAAATGACAGTGATGATGGGAAACCAGTTGGTGGAATGCCAAGAGTGCCATAATCTGTACCACCAAGACTGTC AGCCACAAGTCACAGATAAAGAAGTTAATGACCCACGACTTGTGTGTTACTGCGCCCGCTGCACCAGGCAGATGAAACGCATG GCCCAGAAACCTCCACAGAAGCCATCTCCTGCGTCCGTGTCAGCAGCGCCTGTTGTCAAAGACACACTGGTGAAGAAGGCAGAGCTCAAAGCCAAATCGGATGCAGCCAGCACCTTCCAGGCCTTCAAAAGAACAGAAGTGAAG GCATCCACAACCTCTGCCAATcactgcagcagcagctcctcctcctcctcaggcaGTGGTCTTACAGGCTGGGCCGCATTCACCGCCAAGACAAGCTCCTCTCTCCCTTCCACCTCCAAGCTGGGTTCTTCGAGTCAAAGTGGGAGCAGCAAGACCTTGACGATTCCCTCCGTCCAGAAACCTGTTGGGCTTTCTGGGTTGGCGGGGGCCAAGTCAGGACTGGCGAGTACAAAGCTTTCCAGGAGTGGCAACGGAAACGGCACAAGCCAGGTGACtctgaaaccacctccacctctgacaCTGGGTAAGCAGTCCCTGAATCGTTCATCGAGTGGAGAAACCCAAGGGAAAGTGTCTATATCCGGGTCTTCAGGGGCCGGCTCCCCAAGCGGCTCCCAAGCAAATGCGGGTGGAAACGGGAGTAATGGAGGAGGGAACGGCAACAATGGGAATGGGTCAAAGGTTGCACCAGGGGACAAAGCACCCACAACTCAAGAGTCCCAGTTTAATGCCATGAAACGGTTACAGCAGGTAAAGAAGAAAGCAGCACAGAAGAAACTGAAGAAATGA